CAAGAAACCGAGGAAATTCTTATGGGTAGATATCATCAATATGAGAACCTTTTGGTTTATACCATGGGGAGTAGAGTGTATGGTATCAATCTGGAATCAGGCCAAACTCACTGGAAGAACAGGAATAATTTGGACAGGTCTTTTTGGTCGCATGTATATGGTAAAGATTCAGATTTTTATATGTTTGGAAGATCCGATTTCTTTCCCGATAGTGTTGATCAAATGGTAGTTTTTAAAGGAGATATTAATACTGGACAGTATGAAGAATACCTGATTCCCAATTTTACCATGGATTATTTCTTTCCAGGAAACCGAATTGGAAACGTCATTGCTGTAACTCCGGTTTCACTTGATGGCAAAGACTTCCTTGCCGTGGTGTGGCAAGAACCTTTTTTTGAGTTTAACTGGCAGTCCTATATTGGTCTTTGGGATATAGATAACGAAGTTTGGGTCTATGAAAAGGCGATCATCAATCCAGAAAAAAGTTTCAACGGGATATTGTTGAATCCCCCTGTTGTTTATCAGGACAGGATTTATCTGGCAGTAGGCTTTGAGCTGGCCTGTCATGATATCCGTACAGGAGCACAGCAATGGAAAAAGAAATTTGATGGGGAGATTTTCTTTTCAAATCTTTTGATCGAGGAAGGAAAACTTGTGGTGAACAATGAGGATCAGAATGTGTATTGTTTTGACCCCATATCGGGCAGTCAGTTATGGAAAACGAAAGGCTCCGGCACGAGCAGCTTTATGAGCTACTTGGAAGGAGTAGTCTATTTTAACGGAGGAGCCACGGGCAGGCTCCATGCAATCGATATCCGTTCGGGGAAGACGGTATGGAAAATAGATACCGACCGTCTGGGGCAAAGGGGGGACAGGTTCAGGGGCACTGCGGTATACACCATTCCCGGGGAAAAAGGGAAAAAAGGCAAGGTGGTCGCCTTGAGCGGAATGTATGCCTATTGTTTTGAAGCTTATCGATAAAAAAATCTAATATGAAAAAAGGAATACTGCTTATGCTATTCATGGCACTTTTGGTTACAGTTCACGCCCAGACTGAAAAAGGAAATTACTTACTTGGATTTGGTACTGCTATAGGAATAGGTGAAAATGAGGGGCTGATGGGACTGGCATTTTCCAACTCAACAATCAAAGATGGCAATGCCACCGTGAGCGAAACCAAGTTTACCAGTTTATTTATCACTACCAAAGTCGGTTATTTTGTAGCTGATAATCTTGCAACAGGACTGGATTTGGCGGGTTCTTTTTCCAGTGGGAGCAGCAGCGTGGCAAGTTTTGACCTGGAATCCCAAAACAGCTTTATTGGAATAGGCCCATTTGTAAGATATTATTTTCCAACCGGAAAAATACTCCCTTTTGCTGAAGTCAATACCCTTTTTGGCAACAGGAAACAATCTACTACCGGTCAGGGAGTTGATAATGAAAACAAATATGCTGTATCTAATTTTGGTGGTGGATTGGGGTTGGCATTTCTTCTTGGGGAAAAAAGTTCCTTGGACCTGGGGTTGAATTATAATTCGACTGCTTTAAATGAAAAGGAAGCTGATATTAAAACCAGACAAAATACCCTAGGTCTAAGGTTATCTTTTACTATCTATCTATAAAAAAAAATTGCAATTGCATTTTAAAAATAAAATCAAGCATCCACGCTTGATTTTAAATCAATATCTACAAATATCCAACCTTTCTACTGAAAGCAGTCATCAATAATATCAACAAATATCAAATATCAATAAATATCCAGTTCTACTTTTTGCAAGGTTAATATCCAGTCTCTTCAATTAAATCCTTGTCAACTTAATCGGATAGGTTTTAGAAGCATTCCATTGGCATACATAGATGTTTTCATCCTGGTCAATGCAGACATCATGGCAATGTTTGAAGACCGGTTCTTTCTGAATCATCAATTGCAACTCACCATCAATGTATTTCGGAGCTGTTCCTCCCGGATTGGAAACCACCTTGTCATTTTCATCAAGAATGGTAACAAATCCCGAATTGTCCATCTGCTCCAAATATTTTGCCCGCGACCAGCAAACTCCTGCATAGAGGTTTTTGCCATGGATAACCGGACGGCAGACAAATGCACCAGGTAAAAATATAGTTTCCAGATACTTGCCTTCCATGGTGAATCTTTTGAAAGAATTATGTCCCCGGGAAGTGCACAAAAGGGTAGGGGTTCCGCCTTTACGTTGGTCTACCGCAATGCCGTGTACTGTTTTGAACTGCGCATCCCCATGTCCATCTCCCCCGAACTTTCGGATAAAATTTCCTTTTGAGTCATATTGCAATACAAATTGGGAACCATATCCATCAGTGATATACAGGTCTCCATTTGGTGCTACGCAGGTTTCAGTGGGTACCCATCTCATTTTTTCGGAATAAATCCCATTGTTTAAGGGGGAGGATATTTCAGTAATGATTTTCCCTTTCAAATCGGTTTTGATCACCCTTCCTCCATTGTCTACGATCCATAAAAATTCCTCACCGCCTTCATTGACCAAGCTTAATCCATGTGCGGAAGGTAAATTCAAGGTCCATGAATCCAGAAGTTTTCCGGATTGGTCGTATATGATGATGTTGTTTTTTGCTTCATCTGTCACCATAATCAAACGGCCCTTTTTATCCATGACCATTTCATGACAATTGACAACAGGTGTTTTACTTGGGTCAAGATTTCCCCATGCGGTGTCAACTTTGTATCTGAAATCACCATGTCCTAGAATGGTGTCATTGTCTATGGAAAAGGATAAGTTAGGTTTGATGGTCATGGCAAGTCCTGTCAGTGCGGTTAGTTTGAGAAAGTTTCTACGATTGCTGGGCATAAATTTGAATTAAATCTGTGAAGGCAATTTAGCATTATTATCAGATAATTCTAAAATTGATAATGTCCACTGGTCAAAATTTAAAACCAAAGATTGATGAGTTATATTTATATTTAAAATCAAACCCATAATGATCCTATGAAAAATCTAACCAAAACACTTTTATTGGCCGTCTTAATACTTTGCGCCAGTCCATTGAATGCCCAAGAAATAGCCCTGCAATTGTACAGCCTGCGAAATGAAATGAAACAGGATGCCAAAGGAACCCATGCTTTGATCCCCGGTATGGGGATCAAATATCTGGAAGGTGGGGGCACTTACGGTATGGAAAAAGAGGAATACAAAGCTTTCCTTTCAGGATTAGGACTTTCAATTGTTGCCGTTGGGGCAGGATATGAAGCCTTGAGGGATAATCCCCAATCTGTCATTGACAATGCCAATTCCTATGGGGCAAAATTTGCAACCTGTACCTGGATTCCCCATCCTTCGGGCCAGTTCAGTATCAAGGAAACCAAGGAAGCAATAGAAGTTTTCAATAAAGCGGGAAAGATTCTGAAAGATGCAGGAATCACCCTTTGCTATCATCCTCATGGTTATGAGTTTAAGCCTTATGGTAAAGGAGTTCTTTTCGATGAAATGCTCAAAAATGCCAAGAATTATGATTTCAATATGGATGTGTATTGGGTTCAAATGGGTGGAGGGGACCCATTGGCCATCATGAAAAAGTATCCAAAGAAATTTCCCCTTTTACATTTGAAAGACCGTGCCCATGGGACACCCGGGAATACTGATGGCAGGGGAGATGTCGAGACCAATGTAGTCCTTGGTACAGGTGACGTTGATATCCAAGGCCTGATCAAACAAGCCCAAAAAGTCGGCACCAAATATCTGATCATTGAAGACGAGTCTTCCAGGTCAGTGCAGCAGATTCCTCAGAGCGTGGAGTATATCAAGAAGGTGATGGCAGAGAAGTAAGCGTTGGTTAGTTGTCCAACGGTTGTACCGTTGGACTTCCTGAGTTTAGCGCTTGTAGCGCTGGTATTATCAGGTTGAGCCAGAGGCTCAGGGACTCAGCGATCCGAAGGTACAACCTTCGGATAACCTTAATA
This window of the Aquiflexum balticum DSM 16537 genome carries:
- a CDS encoding outer membrane protein assembly factor BamB family protein, which encodes MKSIISILIVLILLGASCTKEDFPRLQINEEGEIVSLPYFWKKLLHKSSPEYFGFLKYPIFFNQNPIIPMTDGGSGRLLSMINRENGETIWEWDDRFIQETEEILMGRYHQYENLLVYTMGSRVYGINLESGQTHWKNRNNLDRSFWSHVYGKDSDFYMFGRSDFFPDSVDQMVVFKGDINTGQYEEYLIPNFTMDYFFPGNRIGNVIAVTPVSLDGKDFLAVVWQEPFFEFNWQSYIGLWDIDNEVWVYEKAIINPEKSFNGILLNPPVVYQDRIYLAVGFELACHDIRTGAQQWKKKFDGEIFFSNLLIEEGKLVVNNEDQNVYCFDPISGSQLWKTKGSGTSSFMSYLEGVVYFNGGATGRLHAIDIRSGKTVWKIDTDRLGQRGDRFRGTAVYTIPGEKGKKGKVVALSGMYAYCFEAYR
- a CDS encoding outer membrane beta-barrel protein, producing the protein MKKGILLMLFMALLVTVHAQTEKGNYLLGFGTAIGIGENEGLMGLAFSNSTIKDGNATVSETKFTSLFITTKVGYFVADNLATGLDLAGSFSSGSSSVASFDLESQNSFIGIGPFVRYYFPTGKILPFAEVNTLFGNRKQSTTGQGVDNENKYAVSNFGGGLGLAFLLGEKSSLDLGLNYNSTALNEKEADIKTRQNTLGLRLSFTIYL
- a CDS encoding 6-bladed beta-propeller, with amino-acid sequence MPSNRRNFLKLTALTGLAMTIKPNLSFSIDNDTILGHGDFRYKVDTAWGNLDPSKTPVVNCHEMVMDKKGRLIMVTDEAKNNIIIYDQSGKLLDSWTLNLPSAHGLSLVNEGGEEFLWIVDNGGRVIKTDLKGKIITEISSPLNNGIYSEKMRWVPTETCVAPNGDLYITDGYGSQFVLQYDSKGNFIRKFGGDGHGDAQFKTVHGIAVDQRKGGTPTLLCTSRGHNSFKRFTMEGKYLETIFLPGAFVCRPVIHGKNLYAGVCWSRAKYLEQMDNSGFVTILDENDKVVSNPGGTAPKYIDGELQLMIQKEPVFKHCHDVCIDQDENIYVCQWNASKTYPIKLTRI
- a CDS encoding sugar phosphate isomerase/epimerase family protein → MKNLTKTLLLAVLILCASPLNAQEIALQLYSLRNEMKQDAKGTHALIPGMGIKYLEGGGTYGMEKEEYKAFLSGLGLSIVAVGAGYEALRDNPQSVIDNANSYGAKFATCTWIPHPSGQFSIKETKEAIEVFNKAGKILKDAGITLCYHPHGYEFKPYGKGVLFDEMLKNAKNYDFNMDVYWVQMGGGDPLAIMKKYPKKFPLLHLKDRAHGTPGNTDGRGDVETNVVLGTGDVDIQGLIKQAQKVGTKYLIIEDESSRSVQQIPQSVEYIKKVMAEK